A genome region from Nocardiopsis exhalans includes the following:
- a CDS encoding MraY family glycosyltransferase, whose translation MREYALTFVIAAAVTYLLVPLVRRLAIAFGAAPAVRDRDVHTEPIPRLGGLAIYGGFAAALLISAQLPHLQNVFVAKTWIGLLLAGGLITVIGVIDDRWGMDALSKLAGQIAAAGILVWQGVQLLWLPLPGTQLSLGPWLGAMVSILLIVVTINAVNFADGLDGLAAGIVGISSLAFFAYYYVVAVEQGFVRQSYPAMIAIILAGTCVGFLFHNFHPARVFMGDTGSMLLGLLLTSITITVTGQFDANTAREEFNSSGLVVFLPIALPLLVIALPLADLVLAVLRRTLSGRSPFAPDRGHLHHRLLDMGHTHTRAVLLMYLWAGIVAFAAVSLSIFDSAFIVLTVTVLVATCAVGLIALPRLRRRGLLPWGRERESAARSDHHQPTDG comes from the coding sequence GTGCGGGAGTACGCGCTCACCTTCGTCATCGCCGCCGCGGTGACCTACCTGCTGGTGCCGTTGGTGCGCCGCCTGGCTATCGCCTTCGGCGCCGCGCCCGCGGTCCGCGACCGCGACGTGCACACCGAACCCATCCCGAGGCTGGGCGGGCTGGCCATCTACGGTGGGTTCGCGGCGGCGCTGCTGATCTCCGCGCAGCTGCCGCACCTGCAGAACGTGTTCGTCGCCAAGACGTGGATCGGCCTGCTGCTGGCGGGCGGTCTCATCACCGTCATCGGGGTCATCGACGACCGGTGGGGGATGGACGCCCTCAGCAAGCTGGCCGGGCAGATCGCCGCCGCGGGCATCCTGGTCTGGCAGGGGGTACAGCTGCTGTGGCTGCCGCTCCCCGGAACCCAGCTGTCCCTGGGCCCCTGGCTCGGCGCGATGGTCTCGATCCTGCTCATCGTGGTGACCATCAACGCGGTCAACTTCGCGGACGGCCTGGACGGGCTGGCCGCGGGCATCGTCGGTATCTCGTCGCTGGCGTTCTTCGCGTACTACTACGTGGTGGCGGTCGAGCAGGGTTTCGTCCGCCAGTCCTACCCCGCGATGATCGCCATCATCCTGGCCGGTACCTGTGTGGGCTTCCTCTTCCACAACTTCCACCCGGCCCGGGTGTTCATGGGTGACACCGGCTCGATGCTGCTCGGGCTGCTGCTCACCTCCATCACCATCACGGTGACCGGGCAGTTCGACGCCAACACCGCCCGCGAGGAGTTCAACTCCTCCGGCCTGGTGGTCTTCCTGCCGATCGCGCTGCCGCTGCTGGTGATCGCGCTGCCGCTGGCCGACCTGGTCCTGGCGGTGCTGCGGCGGACGCTGTCCGGGCGGTCCCCGTTCGCCCCGGACCGGGGGCACCTGCACCACCGGCTCCTCGACATGGGCCACACGCACACCCGCGCGGTGCTGCTGATGTACCTGTGGGCCGGGATCGTCGCCTTCGCCGCGGTCTCGCTGTCCATCTTCGACTCGGCGTTCATCGTCCTGACGGTCACGGTGCTGGTGGCCACCTGTGCGGTGGGTCTCATCGCCCTGCCGCGACTGCGCCGTCGCGGGCTGTTGCCCTGGGGCAGGGAGAGGGAATCCGCGGCGAGGTCAGATCACCATCAGCCAACCGATGGATAA